A stretch of the Archangium violaceum genome encodes the following:
- a CDS encoding DUF421 domain-containing protein, with amino-acid sequence MNSVIRALVIYLIMMVLIRMTGKRTLAQISTFDFVLVLIIGQATQLGLIGQDYSLVNVLVLVSTLVGVHLALSRLESRFPTAARVLDGVPLLIVENGHLIEERVNRAGVSKEDILDQARSSQGLERMEQIRYAILERDGSISIIPKKE; translated from the coding sequence ATGAACTCCGTCATCCGCGCCCTGGTCATCTACCTCATCATGATGGTGCTCATCCGCATGACGGGGAAGCGCACCCTGGCGCAGATCAGCACCTTCGACTTCGTGCTGGTGCTCATCATCGGCCAGGCGACACAGCTCGGCCTCATCGGCCAGGACTATTCCCTCGTCAATGTGTTGGTGCTGGTGAGCACCCTCGTTGGCGTGCACCTCGCCCTCTCCCGGCTGGAGTCGCGGTTTCCCACCGCCGCCCGCGTGCTGGACGGAGTGCCACTGCTCATCGTGGAGAATGGCCACCTCATCGAGGAGCGGGTCAACAGGGCAGGCGTGTCGAAGGAGGACATCCTGGACCAGGCGCGCAGCTCCCAGGGGCTCGAGCGGATGGAGCAGATCCGCTACGCCATCCTCGAGCGTGATGGCTCCATCTCCATCATCCCCAAGAAGGAGTAG
- a CDS encoding GFA family protein encodes MNYTLALDALPATYACHCLDCQTWSGSAFALHAMLPEAVIAVTGPVVLYAHEGPGGHTSCQRVCGVCHTRIYNTNMAVPGMVVVRAGTLADSHLLDPVAHIWVKRKQPWVTIPDGVPSWPESPSPEEFAAAVRKG; translated from the coding sequence GTGAACTATACATTGGCGCTCGATGCGCTGCCCGCGACCTACGCCTGCCACTGCCTCGATTGCCAGACGTGGAGTGGAAGCGCGTTCGCTCTGCACGCGATGCTGCCCGAGGCTGTCATCGCCGTGACAGGCCCCGTGGTCCTCTACGCGCACGAGGGGCCCGGCGGTCATACGTCGTGCCAGCGGGTGTGCGGCGTCTGCCACACGCGCATCTACAACACCAACATGGCCGTGCCGGGCATGGTGGTGGTGCGGGCGGGGACGCTCGCGGACAGCCACCTGCTCGACCCCGTCGCGCACATCTGGGTGAAACGGAAGCAGCCCTGGGTGACCATTCCCGACGGCGTGCCGAGCTGGCCCGAAAGCCCGTCTCCGGAGGAGTTCGCGGCGGCGGTACGAAAGGGGTAG
- a CDS encoding sensor histidine kinase: protein MTSRESSVAPAPEPADGRTFVHGATARWLGVITGIGLLMCCAFGGAHAAEPARSIKDFHHTSWTLKDGAPAGIWGMAQTKDGWLWLGTSAGLWRFDGVVFERYDLLPEESTASRSVSVLFASRSGGLWVSYSYGGASVLEGGVVTHHGSKEGLPRGVPIEGFEEDGDGRIWAVTAKGLYVLEQGVWQLADARWGFSIPGGTSLALDRMNTLWAATDDGVYVLRVGARRFERVETDARPGASLYRTNDGTLWKYDDRGFSPLHGPDVPPRSAAFSETTSWNSQSRLFDREGTLWMVACPSALCRVENPYASESSFHQRTFSGDTFSTVNGLSSDSTMSLLEDREGDIWVGTKLGLDRFRRNDVTTVRFPEPLVYFALLPGEAGAMWAGTATHSGMTDRWWRLEPRPSPVPGFSSEVTAAYRDTDGSLLLGGREGSWRFADGKFTPLAIPKKEEGAKVQAITRDGAGRLWMSFRASTIYRLDGDTWTPRGGIADLPELHPIRAVTDEQGRMWLGYGQNTLAIVEGSRARVFSESDGLRTGTVSAILPGLDTLVGGELGMAAFDGRRFRPLSATRPDVLTGVTGLLRTRDGTLWVNGNAGAVRISANDLHRALAEPDFRMPFELFDMLDGMPGAAQQIRPLPTLVEGTDGKLWFAATDGLAWIDPERIHRNPLPPSVVIRSITVGDRRYAPRAGLRLPPRTRGLKIDYSALSLAVPERVAFRYRLEGVDDGWQDPGTRREAFYTNLGPGHYRFRVIAANDDGVWNEQGASVSFAIEPTFFETRWFLALCVLAASGLLWLLYVLRLRQMTARVRQRLEERHAERERIARELHDTLLQGIQGLILHIQAVSSRLPRGELREGIERSLDRADDVLVEGRDRVRELRASRGDMSDLAHAFTALVREFGETRVPAFHVRVEGAARALDPLVADELYRIGREALFNSFQHAEASEIEAGISYGVDELRLRFRDNGSGIDSSILGAGRAGHWGLRGMRERAEKVGARLDILSGAEWGTEVALSLSADRAYVPRAGDRWRRWMRRVLRPRE from the coding sequence ATGACGTCACGCGAATCGAGCGTCGCGCCAGCTCCAGAACCCGCCGACGGGCGGACTTTCGTTCACGGGGCGACCGCGAGGTGGCTGGGAGTCATCACGGGCATCGGCTTGCTGATGTGCTGCGCGTTCGGCGGCGCACACGCGGCGGAGCCGGCCCGCTCCATCAAGGACTTTCATCATACCTCGTGGACGCTCAAGGACGGCGCGCCCGCGGGTATCTGGGGCATGGCGCAGACCAAGGACGGTTGGCTCTGGCTGGGCACGTCCGCGGGGCTCTGGCGCTTCGACGGGGTCGTTTTCGAGCGATACGACCTGCTGCCGGAGGAAAGCACGGCGTCGCGCTCCGTCAGCGTTCTGTTCGCCTCCCGGTCGGGTGGATTGTGGGTGAGCTACTCCTACGGTGGCGCCAGCGTCCTCGAGGGCGGCGTGGTGACCCACCATGGCTCCAAGGAAGGCCTTCCTCGGGGCGTGCCGATCGAGGGGTTCGAGGAGGATGGCGACGGGCGGATCTGGGCGGTGACCGCCAAGGGCCTCTACGTGCTCGAGCAGGGCGTCTGGCAGTTGGCCGACGCGCGGTGGGGTTTCTCGATACCCGGCGGCACCTCGCTCGCTCTTGACCGGATGAATACCCTGTGGGCCGCCACCGACGACGGCGTCTATGTGCTTCGCGTCGGTGCGCGGCGCTTCGAACGCGTCGAAACCGACGCACGGCCAGGCGCCTCCTTGTATCGCACGAACGACGGGACTCTTTGGAAGTACGACGACAGGGGGTTCAGTCCGCTTCACGGTCCCGACGTGCCGCCGCGGTCGGCCGCATTCTCCGAAACCACGTCATGGAACTCGCAATCGCGGCTCTTCGACCGCGAGGGAACTCTGTGGATGGTCGCTTGTCCCAGTGCCCTCTGCCGCGTCGAGAACCCCTACGCCTCCGAGTCATCCTTCCACCAGCGGACCTTCTCCGGTGACACGTTCTCGACGGTGAACGGTCTGTCGTCCGATTCCACGATGAGCCTGCTGGAGGATCGAGAAGGCGATATCTGGGTGGGGACGAAACTCGGGCTCGACCGTTTCCGGCGCAATGACGTCACGACCGTCCGGTTTCCCGAGCCTCTGGTGTACTTCGCGCTGCTGCCCGGTGAAGCCGGCGCGATGTGGGCCGGGACGGCGACCCATAGCGGCATGACCGATCGCTGGTGGCGGCTGGAGCCGCGCCCGAGCCCCGTGCCCGGCTTTTCCTCCGAAGTGACGGCGGCCTACCGCGATACCGACGGCAGCTTGCTGCTGGGCGGCCGGGAAGGCTCATGGCGCTTCGCCGACGGGAAGTTCACACCCCTGGCCATTCCGAAGAAGGAGGAGGGCGCCAAGGTGCAGGCCATCACGCGCGACGGTGCCGGGCGACTGTGGATGTCCTTTCGTGCGTCGACCATCTACAGGCTGGATGGTGACACGTGGACGCCGCGCGGTGGTATCGCCGACCTGCCGGAGCTGCATCCCATCCGCGCCGTGACGGACGAGCAGGGGCGCATGTGGTTGGGGTACGGCCAGAACACGCTGGCCATCGTGGAGGGTTCCAGGGCGAGGGTGTTTTCCGAGTCCGACGGATTGCGGACAGGGACCGTGAGCGCGATCCTCCCGGGCCTGGACACGCTCGTGGGCGGTGAGCTGGGAATGGCCGCCTTCGACGGCCGGCGCTTCCGTCCGCTCTCCGCCACGCGGCCGGACGTGCTCACCGGTGTCACGGGCCTGTTGCGGACGCGGGATGGGACGCTCTGGGTGAACGGCAACGCGGGCGCCGTGCGTATCTCGGCGAACGACCTCCACCGGGCGCTCGCCGAGCCGGACTTCCGGATGCCCTTCGAGCTCTTCGACATGCTGGACGGCATGCCGGGCGCCGCGCAGCAGATTCGTCCCCTGCCGACGTTGGTCGAAGGTACGGATGGGAAACTCTGGTTCGCCGCGACGGACGGACTCGCGTGGATCGATCCGGAACGTATCCATCGCAACCCCCTGCCACCGTCCGTCGTGATTCGCTCCATCACCGTCGGCGACCGGCGCTATGCGCCGCGGGCAGGCCTCCGGCTGCCGCCGCGCACGCGCGGCCTGAAGATCGACTACAGCGCGCTCAGTCTCGCCGTACCCGAACGTGTCGCCTTCCGTTACCGCCTCGAGGGCGTGGACGACGGCTGGCAGGACCCGGGAACACGGCGTGAGGCCTTCTATACGAACCTCGGGCCGGGCCACTACCGCTTCCGTGTCATCGCCGCCAACGACGACGGTGTGTGGAACGAGCAGGGCGCGTCGGTCTCGTTCGCGATAGAGCCCACGTTCTTCGAGACCCGGTGGTTCCTGGCACTCTGTGTGCTCGCCGCGTCGGGCCTGTTGTGGCTGCTGTACGTGCTCCGCCTGCGGCAGATGACGGCGCGCGTGCGCCAGCGCCTGGAGGAACGCCATGCCGAGCGCGAGCGGATCGCCCGCGAGCTTCACGACACGCTCTTGCAGGGCATCCAGGGGCTGATACTGCACATCCAGGCCGTCTCCTCGCGTCTGCCGCGGGGCGAGCTCCGCGAGGGAATCGAACGGTCGCTCGACCGCGCGGATGACGTGCTCGTCGAGGGGCGCGATCGGGTGCGGGAGTTGCGCGCGTCGCGTGGCGACATGTCGGACCTCGCCCACGCGTTCACGGCGCTCGTGAGAGAGTTCGGCGAGACTCGAGTCCCGGCCTTTCACGTCCGCGTCGAGGGAGCGGCGAGAGCGTTGGATCCACTCGTCGCCGACGAGCTCTACCGCATCGGCCGCGAGGCACTCTTCAATTCCTTCCAACACGCGGAGGCGAGCGAGATCGAAGCCGGGATTTCGTACGGCGTGGACGAGCTGCGCCTGCGCTTCCGCGACAATGGGAGTGGGATCGATTCGTCGATCCTCGGCGCTGGCCGGGCCGGTCACTGGGGACTTCGTGGCATGCGCGAGCGGGCGGAGAAGGTGGGGGCGCGCCTGGACATCCTGAGCGGCGCCGAATGGGGCACCGAGGTGGCCCTCTCGCTTTCCGCCGACCGGGCCTATGTCCCGCGAGCCGGGGACAGATGGCGGCGCTGGATGCGTCGAGTCTTGCGTCCGCGGGAATAG
- a CDS encoding DUF7594 domain-containing protein produces the protein MGGLAALVALTHCGGLEAGGQTSEEGRPEEPGTRRQEATTRLSFPASLDARVEAASPTRNFGRERKLVADQSPQSESFLRFHVSGVTGLVTRAVLRLYALDGTSRGPLLYLSSGGWTEEGITWNNRPYPPLSGVLDEPGAISSGRWVEYDVTEVVSGNRPYDFALVSLSGNGADFASREHDREELRPQLVLTVDSSCMPRADTQTVLISPTRDGYASQSQPTRHFSDAPELRVDAAPERLETFLEFNFSLPPEWYLSEAMLRLYATDYTPDGPLLYRASDDWQVGLFDWNTRPALVSGPLGDLGLIEPGTWVEYDVSGTVTSGGGYGFGLLPGSTNGVDFVSMDSSEVALRPRLRLTLESERYCTYQGTGGLTGWTRHYGGLGPERLHALASDAQGGFVAAGHFGNAPFPNGTGFALARYTADGTPSWTRQVTTGDVQVRALTMTPLGNILVVGSYSGSPDLGTGPLPAVPPVDEYTLLRALFVAKFSPTGQTEWAHGFVATSVRPSEDSLIYWPVTPEAVATDANGSLIVAGGFHGEVDFGGGPLFAGTRSISSSPAAGGFLAKFSWDGQHLWSKAFEAGSLPARARAVSTDGGGNVFVGGSVSGNADLGDGPVGTAAPFIARYDAAGTLVWKRLWPGVSGEIVGVQPLGPADVAFIANLRGSFTFGGLPYTGGRVDEPHLPSGFFGALSTWGADEWLRPLGSTTVRQLVTGSDGTATFTGHGDEYDLGGGPLGIDTTLGPTPFVARHTSSGMHLWSRAFDRNMEGIGTWPTLHLAQQPGGSVVVGSDFTTPVMLEERTFTPRGSADLLYFQLTP, from the coding sequence GTGGGTGGACTCGCGGCGCTGGTGGCACTGACCCACTGTGGGGGGCTGGAGGCGGGCGGGCAGACTTCCGAGGAGGGGAGGCCCGAGGAGCCGGGCACCCGGCGGCAGGAGGCGACCACGCGCCTGTCCTTCCCGGCGAGCCTCGACGCGCGCGTGGAGGCTGCGTCTCCCACGCGCAACTTCGGCCGTGAGCGCAAGCTGGTGGCGGACCAGTCACCCCAGAGCGAGAGTTTCCTGCGCTTCCACGTCAGCGGGGTGACGGGCCTGGTGACGCGGGCGGTGCTGCGGCTGTACGCGCTCGACGGCACCTCGCGAGGACCCCTGCTCTACCTCTCCTCGGGAGGCTGGACGGAGGAAGGCATCACCTGGAACAACCGGCCCTACCCGCCCCTCAGCGGTGTGCTGGATGAGCCGGGAGCCATCTCCAGCGGCAGGTGGGTGGAGTACGACGTGACGGAGGTGGTGAGCGGCAACCGCCCGTACGACTTCGCCCTGGTGTCCCTGTCGGGCAATGGGGCCGACTTCGCCTCGCGCGAGCACGACCGGGAGGAACTGCGGCCCCAGCTCGTGCTCACCGTGGACTCCTCCTGCATGCCACGGGCGGACACGCAGACGGTCCTCATCTCGCCCACCCGTGACGGGTACGCCTCCCAGAGCCAGCCCACGCGCCACTTCTCGGACGCGCCGGAGCTGCGGGTGGACGCCGCGCCCGAGCGGCTGGAGACGTTCCTCGAGTTCAACTTCAGCCTTCCCCCCGAGTGGTATTTGAGCGAGGCGATGCTGCGGCTGTACGCCACCGACTACACCCCGGACGGCCCGCTGCTCTACCGCGCCAGCGATGACTGGCAGGTGGGCCTCTTCGACTGGAACACCCGGCCCGCCCTCGTCAGCGGTCCGCTGGGAGACCTTGGCCTCATCGAGCCCGGCACCTGGGTGGAGTACGACGTGTCGGGCACCGTGACGAGCGGCGGCGGCTATGGCTTCGGCCTCCTGCCCGGCTCCACCAACGGGGTGGACTTCGTCTCGATGGACTCGAGCGAGGTGGCGCTGCGCCCGCGGCTGCGCCTCACCCTGGAGTCGGAGCGCTACTGCACCTACCAGGGGACGGGTGGGCTCACCGGGTGGACGCGGCACTACGGCGGCCTGGGCCCCGAGCGGCTCCACGCCCTGGCCTCCGACGCCCAGGGAGGTTTCGTGGCCGCGGGCCACTTCGGCAACGCGCCCTTCCCGAACGGCACGGGCTTCGCCCTCGCGCGCTACACCGCGGACGGGACGCCTTCGTGGACCCGCCAGGTGACCACCGGTGACGTGCAGGTGCGCGCTCTCACCATGACGCCCCTGGGCAACATCCTCGTGGTGGGCAGCTACAGCGGCTCGCCAGACCTCGGCACGGGCCCGCTGCCCGCCGTCCCCCCAGTGGATGAGTACACGCTGCTCCGCGCGCTCTTCGTCGCGAAGTTCTCCCCCACCGGACAGACGGAGTGGGCCCATGGCTTCGTCGCCACCTCCGTCCGCCCGTCCGAGGACTCGCTCATCTACTGGCCGGTGACACCCGAGGCCGTGGCCACTGACGCCAATGGCAGCCTCATCGTCGCCGGTGGCTTCCATGGCGAGGTGGACTTCGGAGGGGGGCCGCTCTTCGCGGGCACCCGCAGCATCTCGTCGTCTCCGGCCGCCGGTGGCTTCCTCGCGAAGTTCTCCTGGGACGGCCAGCACCTCTGGTCCAAGGCCTTCGAGGCGGGCAGCCTGCCCGCCCGGGCGCGGGCCGTGTCCACGGATGGCGGCGGCAACGTCTTCGTGGGCGGCAGCGTGAGCGGCAACGCCGACCTCGGGGATGGGCCGGTGGGGACGGCCGCGCCCTTCATCGCGAGGTACGACGCCGCCGGGACGCTCGTGTGGAAGCGGCTCTGGCCTGGCGTCTCCGGGGAGATCGTGGGAGTCCAGCCGTTGGGCCCGGCGGACGTGGCCTTCATCGCCAACCTCCGGGGGAGCTTCACCTTCGGGGGATTGCCGTACACCGGGGGCCGTGTGGATGAGCCGCACCTGCCGAGCGGCTTCTTCGGCGCGCTGAGCACCTGGGGCGCGGACGAGTGGCTGCGCCCCCTGGGCAGCACCACGGTCCGGCAGCTCGTCACGGGGAGCGATGGGACGGCCACGTTCACGGGCCACGGCGACGAGTACGACCTGGGCGGCGGTCCCCTGGGAATCGACACCACCCTCGGGCCCACGCCCTTCGTGGCGCGCCACACGTCGTCGGGCATGCACCTCTGGTCCCGCGCCTTCGACAGGAACATGGAGGGCATCGGAACCTGGCCCACGCTCCATCTGGCGCAGCAGCCGGGGGGCTCCGTGGTGGTGGGCAGTGACTTCACCACGCCCGTCATGCTGGAGGAGCGCACCTTCACACCGCGCGGCTCCGCCGACCTGCTCTACTTCCAGTTAACGCCGTAG
- a CDS encoding ExbD/TolR family protein: MTHNKTRRSWVRPASAPNSEINVTPLVDVVLVLLIIFMVVTPLMEKDIEVRVPETEVEENPPPDPNDTQIVVRVAGSGDYSINTEKIAAADYVTRLTQMLDTRKQDDRVVFFVADDEASYGKLVAALDGAKAAGAKVLGFAPDKPEGTAPTPPP, from the coding sequence ATGACCCATAACAAGACTCGTAGATCCTGGGTCAGACCCGCCTCGGCGCCCAACTCGGAAATCAATGTCACCCCGCTGGTGGACGTGGTGCTCGTGCTCCTCATCATCTTCATGGTGGTGACGCCGCTGATGGAGAAGGACATCGAGGTGCGCGTGCCGGAGACCGAGGTGGAGGAGAACCCGCCACCCGACCCGAACGACACGCAGATCGTGGTGCGGGTTGCCGGCTCTGGGGACTACTCCATCAACACGGAGAAGATCGCGGCGGCCGACTACGTCACGCGCCTCACCCAGATGCTCGACACCCGGAAGCAGGACGACCGCGTCGTCTTCTTCGTGGCGGATGACGAGGCGAGCTACGGCAAGCTGGTGGCCGCGCTGGATGGGGCCAAGGCGGCCGGCGCGAAGGTGCTCGGCTTCGCGCCGGACAAGCCCGAGGGAACAGCGCCCACTCCACCGCCCTAG
- a CDS encoding LysR family transcriptional regulator, with the protein MLHAMNVSAFDLNHARALHFLLEEAHVARAAKKLGITPAAASNALRRLRSDFDDELLVRAGRTLVRTPRGEQLRGPAREVLAAAERLFEESAPFEPDRYAGEFVLTTSDRVAEALLPVLDGLMTARAPRASLTVRTVTVDVATFLRDQGGLAVTPDTARERGLSTEPLYLEDFVCVLRKGHPLLKGAWTIQRFAAAEHLLVTPQAQSRRSAVDDLLEARGLARRITRVVTSFALATPLLIASDRITVLPRGFALARTRELELVVRALPFELPSIKMELAWHPGHERDPKHLWFRGVLRDAVRAAGLQPSR; encoded by the coding sequence ATGCTTCACGCCATGAATGTCTCCGCGTTCGACCTGAACCATGCGCGTGCGCTCCACTTCCTGCTCGAGGAGGCCCACGTCGCCCGGGCCGCGAAGAAGCTGGGAATCACGCCCGCGGCGGCGAGCAACGCGCTGCGACGTCTGCGGAGTGACTTCGATGACGAGCTGCTGGTCCGGGCGGGGCGAACGCTGGTGAGGACCCCGCGTGGAGAGCAGCTGAGGGGCCCGGCGCGAGAGGTCCTGGCCGCGGCGGAGCGCCTCTTCGAAGAGAGCGCGCCTTTCGAGCCCGACCGCTACGCTGGCGAGTTCGTCCTCACCACGTCGGACCGGGTGGCCGAAGCCCTCCTACCAGTACTCGATGGTCTGATGACGGCACGCGCCCCGCGCGCGAGCCTCACGGTACGGACGGTGACGGTCGACGTCGCGACCTTCCTGAGAGACCAGGGTGGCCTTGCCGTCACACCCGACACCGCTCGAGAGCGGGGACTTTCGACGGAGCCGTTGTACCTGGAGGATTTCGTCTGCGTGCTCCGCAAGGGACATCCCCTGCTGAAGGGCGCGTGGACGATTCAGCGATTCGCGGCCGCCGAGCATCTCCTCGTCACGCCCCAGGCGCAGTCGCGCCGGAGCGCCGTGGACGACCTGCTCGAAGCGCGGGGGCTCGCCCGGCGGATCACACGTGTCGTGACCTCGTTCGCGCTGGCGACGCCCCTGCTCATCGCCTCGGACCGCATCACGGTCCTTCCGCGCGGCTTCGCCCTTGCTCGAACCCGGGAGCTGGAGCTCGTCGTGCGAGCCCTTCCCTTCGAGCTGCCCTCCATCAAGATGGAGCTGGCGTGGCATCCAGGGCACGAGCGGGATCCGAAGCACCTCTGGTTCCGGGGAGTCCTACGGGACGCCGTGCGCGCCGCGGGGCTCCAGCCCTCCAGGTGA
- a CDS encoding DUF952 domain-containing protein, with protein MNAPIYTLVRGDDWRAARTIGAYHGSADDMRDGFLHLSTAEQVRESARRHRSGERDLWLVAVDPAALGPALRWEPASGGRRPGLFPHLYGPLPMSAVLSEVPLPLGEDGLHVFPPEVP; from the coding sequence ATGAACGCCCCCATCTATACGCTCGTCAGAGGCGACGACTGGCGAGCCGCCAGGACGATTGGCGCCTATCACGGCTCGGCCGACGACATGCGCGACGGCTTCCTGCACCTGTCCACGGCCGAGCAGGTACGTGAAAGCGCGCGCAGGCACCGCTCGGGGGAACGTGACCTGTGGCTGGTGGCCGTCGACCCGGCGGCACTCGGCCCCGCCCTGCGTTGGGAGCCGGCCTCGGGCGGCCGCCGCCCGGGACTGTTCCCGCACCTGTACGGCCCACTGCCCATGTCGGCCGTGTTGTCGGAGGTTCCCCTGCCGCTGGGCGAAGACGGGCTGCATGTCTTCCCCCCTGAGGTTCCGTGA
- a CDS encoding AtaL-like protein, protein MIYSTAMVPVNPAGERPLTREQLWKGLVLKARDARLFLPPGACTKCDVVVDGEAFIIREATILGDDVSEIITFEPQTKVSFHQFKGPREGVIVNEVLQGDDGSLYLKFYCLLGLRNAEPGGEKERLEQAMMDSEERGYKRALLSTLARTRALVQEGRL, encoded by the coding sequence ATGATCTATTCAACCGCGATGGTGCCCGTGAACCCCGCTGGCGAGCGCCCACTCACCCGCGAGCAGCTCTGGAAGGGCCTCGTGCTCAAGGCGCGTGACGCGCGGCTGTTCCTGCCGCCCGGCGCCTGTACGAAGTGCGACGTGGTCGTCGACGGTGAGGCGTTCATCATCCGCGAGGCCACCATCCTGGGCGACGATGTGTCGGAGATCATCACCTTCGAGCCCCAGACCAAGGTGTCCTTCCACCAGTTCAAGGGGCCTCGCGAGGGCGTGATCGTCAACGAGGTGTTGCAGGGCGACGATGGCTCTCTGTACCTGAAGTTCTACTGCCTGCTGGGCTTGAGGAACGCGGAACCGGGGGGCGAGAAGGAGCGGCTGGAGCAGGCCATGATGGACAGCGAGGAGCGCGGCTACAAGCGGGCCCTGCTCTCGACCCTGGCGCGGACCCGGGCGCTCGTCCAGGAAGGCCGGCTCTGA
- a CDS encoding right-handed parallel beta-helix repeat-containing protein → MHSKLFIGGFAALLLAANAHAASGHSSGYTHRVSNSSSVVASISASISARSSSSSSSSSSSSTATSNISASSDPYVTGCGTETSNLVASKVYYVTPTAPGTGSGTSFSSPMSFSSALSAVRAGQMILLQPGTYTVPYSAGAKNTITLSKSGSASARIYMVAANCGKAVFDFSFPDQSWVQDSYGFYLTGSYWYFKGIEITRAGYQGAYVTGAHNTFENCAFYNNRNSGLEINKGGSYTTVINSDSYRNYDPKKLGSMADGFASKQTQGPGNFFYGCRAWENSDDGWDTFDSTETVTIEKSWAFNNGVDVWGYGGFAGNGNGFKLGGNGAVQHNRITQSVAFGHPGKGFDQNNNAGGVTLISNTSYKNRINYGFCNPVASGEKHYFRNNVSLSGSQDICNADAKSNSWDGGPAASTGDFLSVDVNLARRTRNADGSLPDTSLFRLVSGSKLINAGVNAGLPYLGSAPDLGAFERE, encoded by the coding sequence ATGCATAGCAAACTGTTTATCGGCGGCTTTGCTGCCTTGCTGCTGGCGGCCAACGCGCACGCTGCGTCAGGCCATTCCTCCGGCTACACCCATCGTGTCAGCAACAGCTCCAGTGTAGTCGCGTCCATCAGCGCCTCCATTTCGGCCAGGTCGAGCAGCTCTTCGTCGTCGAGCAGCAGCTCCAGTACGGCCACATCAAACATCAGTGCCAGCAGCGATCCTTATGTGACTGGATGTGGAACGGAGACCAGCAATCTCGTTGCATCGAAGGTCTACTACGTGACGCCGACGGCGCCCGGCACGGGCAGCGGCACCAGCTTCTCCTCGCCGATGAGCTTCAGTTCCGCACTCTCGGCGGTCCGCGCGGGGCAGATGATCCTGCTGCAACCCGGCACCTACACCGTGCCCTACTCGGCAGGCGCGAAGAACACCATCACCCTGTCGAAATCCGGTAGTGCCAGTGCCCGGATCTACATGGTGGCCGCCAACTGCGGCAAGGCTGTGTTCGACTTCTCCTTCCCGGACCAGAGCTGGGTTCAGGACTCCTACGGCTTCTATCTCACCGGCAGCTACTGGTACTTCAAGGGCATCGAGATCACCCGTGCCGGCTATCAGGGCGCCTATGTCACCGGGGCGCACAACACCTTCGAGAACTGCGCCTTCTACAACAACCGCAACAGCGGACTGGAGATCAACAAGGGTGGCTCCTACACCACCGTGATCAACTCCGACTCCTACCGCAACTATGACCCGAAGAAACTCGGCAGCATGGCGGACGGTTTCGCCTCCAAGCAGACCCAGGGCCCGGGCAATTTCTTCTACGGTTGCCGCGCGTGGGAAAACTCGGATGATGGCTGGGACACTTTCGACAGCACCGAAACCGTAACCATCGAAAAGAGCTGGGCCTTCAACAACGGTGTTGATGTCTGGGGCTACGGTGGCTTCGCCGGCAACGGCAACGGCTTCAAGCTGGGCGGCAATGGTGCCGTGCAGCACAACCGCATCACCCAGTCCGTTGCCTTCGGCCATCCCGGCAAGGGCTTCGACCAGAACAACAACGCCGGCGGTGTTACCCTGATCAGCAACACGTCCTACAAGAACAGGATCAATTACGGCTTCTGTAACCCGGTTGCCTCCGGCGAGAAACACTATTTCCGCAACAACGTGTCCTTGTCGGGTTCGCAAGACATCTGCAATGCCGATGCGAAGTCCAATTCCTGGGATGGCGGCCCCGCGGCCAGCACCGGCGACTTCCTGAGCGTTGACGTGAACCTGGCGCGACGCACCCGGAATGCCGACGGCTCCCTGCCGGATACCTCGCTGTTCCGCCTCGTATCCGGCAGCAAGCTGATCAACGCCGGCGTGAATGCGGGCCTGCCGTATCTCGGTTCGGCCCCCGATCTCGGTGCCTTCGAGCGAGAGTAG